Proteins from a single region of Companilactobacillus farciminis KCTC 3681 = DSM 20184:
- a CDS encoding YveK family protein yields MGSEQTISMLQIWGILRKHFRAILGTTIVVFAASVFVTFFVMTPKYSATTEILVNRKLSADMQGAQFQQVQADVQMISTYKDIITSPTVLKSVNKEIKQYPGYPGSIGALKDSLSISNSQNSQVFSVTAKSEDPGTAAAIANSTAKVFKKKVVKIMSINNVSIVSDAAVNHKPVSPRKTLNLLAGIVLGLLLGIALAFIREITDKTVTTEDFLTGDLGLTSLGIVNEIDQKDIEKTAETRRIRAKTTRGNNSESHRRV; encoded by the coding sequence GTGGGATCAGAACAAACTATTAGTATGCTACAAATTTGGGGCATATTGCGTAAACATTTTCGTGCAATTTTAGGAACTACCATCGTTGTCTTTGCGGCTTCGGTGTTCGTAACTTTCTTCGTTATGACGCCTAAGTACAGTGCAACGACTGAGATTTTGGTCAATCGTAAACTTTCAGCTGACATGCAAGGGGCACAATTTCAACAAGTTCAAGCTGATGTACAGATGATCAGTACTTACAAGGACATCATTACTAGTCCAACTGTTTTGAAGAGTGTTAATAAGGAAATCAAGCAATATCCAGGCTATCCTGGTTCAATTGGTGCTTTGAAAGATTCCTTATCAATCAGTAATTCTCAAAACTCACAAGTATTCTCAGTGACAGCTAAGTCAGAAGACCCAGGAACAGCGGCCGCAATCGCTAATTCCACAGCTAAAGTTTTCAAGAAAAAAGTCGTTAAGATTATGAGTATCAACAACGTCTCAATCGTCTCTGATGCGGCAGTCAATCACAAGCCCGTCAGTCCGAGAAAGACTTTGAACCTCTTAGCAGGAATCGTCTTAGGATTACTACTTGGAATCGCCTTAGCCTTTATTCGTGAAATTACGGATAAGACAGTTACAACAGAAGACTTTTTGACTGGCGATTTAGGATTAACTAGTTTAGGGATAGTTAATGAAATCGACCAAAAAGATATTGAAAAGACTGCTGAAACTAGAAGAATTCGTGCAAAAACTACTCGTGGCAACAATTCAGAAAGTCACAGAAGGGTCTAG
- a CDS encoding CpsD/CapB family tyrosine-protein kinase, with protein MKLFKGKRKKLDNYSLKHGVGLISYDDPTSTVSEQFKTIRTNIQFSSVDKKLKSILFTSSAPSEGKSTVSNNVAVTWAKQGDKVILIDADLRRPTMHKTFNLSNKFGLSNYLLGNAELEDVVQKTMVDNLYVITSGPIPPNPSELLGSMRTKDLLVRLADKFDLLILDAPPANSVTDAQVLATKVDGVILVIPQGIAEKSGVAHAQQALETVHANILGFVMNRVIRESTGYYGGYYGGHYGGYYGADKK; from the coding sequence ATGAAATTATTTAAAGGCAAGAGAAAAAAACTAGACAATTACAGTTTGAAACACGGTGTCGGCTTGATCAGTTATGACGACCCTACAAGTACAGTGTCAGAACAATTCAAGACGATTAGAACAAACATTCAATTCTCATCAGTTGATAAGAAATTGAAGTCGATTTTGTTCACTTCTTCAGCACCATCAGAAGGTAAGTCAACGGTTAGTAACAATGTGGCGGTTACTTGGGCTAAACAAGGTGACAAAGTTATCTTGATCGATGCTGATTTACGTCGTCCAACGATGCACAAGACTTTTAACCTCAGCAATAAGTTTGGATTGTCAAATTACCTATTAGGTAACGCTGAATTAGAAGATGTCGTTCAAAAGACAATGGTCGACAACTTGTACGTTATTACTAGTGGACCAATTCCACCTAATCCGTCAGAACTACTCGGTAGTATGCGAACAAAGGACTTACTAGTTCGTTTAGCTGACAAATTCGACTTGTTGATACTTGATGCACCACCAGCTAACTCAGTTACTGATGCACAAGTATTGGCTACAAAAGTCGACGGAGTTATTTTAGTAATTCCTCAGGGAATCGCTGAAAAATCTGGTGTCGCTCATGCACAACAAGCACTAGAAACTGTCCACGCTAATATCTTAGGATTTGTGATGAATCGTGTCATAAGAGAAAGTACCGGCTACTACGGTGGCTATTACGGTGGTCACTATGGCGGCTATTACGGAGCTGATAAAAAATGA
- a CDS encoding tyrosine-protein phosphatase produces MKLIDLHCHILPGVDDGSKDLQMSLDLAKVAVSQGISHILLTPHHMDGTYTNHSQDVVSQTAYFQNALEINRIPLKVFPGQEVHLTGDLTRAIAIGDVLFMDETRRYLLLELPHDSVPEYTTDMLFDVITRGITPVLAHPERNAGFQKDPDKLYEFVKMGCLTQLTASSYVGVFGSKVQRLTEKMVKANLGYTFASDAHNFEGRRFLMKEAFSKLVEEGGQEKAELFNENAKNIINGDDVADMDSQKISEMFKKKKRFWLF; encoded by the coding sequence ATGAAACTAATTGATTTGCATTGCCATATTTTGCCAGGAGTTGATGATGGATCTAAAGACTTACAAATGTCGCTAGATTTGGCGAAAGTAGCTGTGAGTCAAGGAATCAGTCATATTTTATTAACACCGCATCATATGGATGGAACTTATACCAACCACAGTCAAGATGTCGTTAGTCAAACGGCTTATTTTCAAAACGCTTTGGAAATAAATCGGATACCTCTAAAAGTCTTTCCGGGGCAGGAAGTACATCTGACTGGAGATTTAACCAGAGCAATTGCAATCGGTGACGTACTATTTATGGATGAAACACGTCGTTACCTATTGCTAGAGTTACCTCATGACAGTGTGCCGGAGTATACGACTGACATGTTGTTTGATGTAATCACTCGCGGTATCACGCCAGTATTGGCCCATCCAGAAAGAAACGCGGGATTTCAAAAAGATCCAGATAAATTATATGAATTTGTAAAAATGGGCTGCTTGACTCAATTGACAGCCAGCAGCTACGTTGGAGTCTTTGGTTCAAAGGTTCAACGGTTAACAGAAAAAATGGTCAAAGCCAATCTCGGTTATACCTTTGCTTCTGATGCCCACAACTTTGAGGGGAGAAGGTTCTTGATGAAAGAAGCCTTCAGCAAGTTAGTGGAAGAAGGAGGACAAGAAAAAGCTGAACTGTTCAATGAAAATGCTAAAAATATCATCAATGGCGATGATGTGGCAGATATGGACAGCCAGAAGATTTCTGAAATGTTTAAGAAGAAGAAGAGATTTTGGTTATTTTAG
- a CDS encoding sugar transferase — MIESDSVHNKEIALTKRWSLYLINKRIFDIVISLIALLLSSPVYLIVWIINKFSKSNRGPLLYKQIRMGQYGRKFGMYKFRSMVVGAEEKLKNNEELYKRYVENNYKLKPNEDPRITRFGRFLRKSSIDEIPQFINILKGDMSLVGPRPVIEEELKEYDSYKLLSVKPGAMGLWQASGRSQVGYPERANIEMKYIDEANMLLDLKIIFGNFISIFKGKGAY, encoded by the coding sequence ATGATAGAGTCTGACAGTGTACACAATAAAGAAATAGCACTTACAAAGCGTTGGTCACTTTATCTAATCAATAAGAGAATATTTGACATCGTTATTTCATTAATTGCATTATTACTCTCAAGCCCCGTTTATTTGATTGTTTGGATTATTAATAAATTTAGTAAATCTAATAGAGGACCATTGTTGTACAAACAAATCAGAATGGGACAGTATGGTCGAAAGTTTGGAATGTATAAATTTCGATCAATGGTTGTCGGTGCTGAGGAAAAACTTAAGAATAATGAAGAATTGTATAAGAGATATGTGGAGAATAATTATAAATTAAAACCTAATGAGGATCCACGTATTACTAGATTTGGTCGATTTTTGAGAAAATCTTCAATTGATGAAATTCCGCAGTTTATTAATATTCTTAAAGGTGATATGAGTTTAGTTGGTCCACGTCCGGTTATTGAGGAAGAATTGAAAGAATATGATAGCTATAAGCTTCTTTCAGTAAAACCTGGAGCAATGGGATTGTGGCAAGCATCTGGCAGAAGTCAGGTTGGCTATCCGGAAAGAGCTAACATTGAAATGAAGTATATTGATGAGGCTAATATGCTATTAGATTTAAAAATCATATTTGGTAACTTCATTAGTATATTTAAAGGTAAGGGAGCATATTGA